The DNA window CCCCGCTGGGGAGAAGAGACCGGCTCAGCTGTCAGCGACCTCGTCTCCCCTCGGGGAGAAGGTGGCCGCGAAGCGGCCGGATGAGGGGATTTTCGTTCCAGCCACCAAAACGCAGTAGGCTTACGCCGGAATGCTCCTGCAACGATTCCTGATCCGTCTTCTGACGATGCTGATCACGCTGTTCGGCGTGGCCGTCGTCGTCTTTGTCGTGATCCGCGTCGCGCCCGGCGATCCGATCGCCATGATGCTGCCGCCCGGTGCGACGGATGCCGACATCGCCCGGCTGCGCGCGCTCTACGGGCTCGACAAGACCATCGTCCAACAATTCTTCATCTGGTTGTCCGGCGTGGCCAGGGGTGATTTCGGTACCTCGATCTCGCTGCGGCAAGAGGTGCTCGGCCTCGTCTTCAACCGGCTGCCGGCGACGCTGGAGCTTGCGATCGTCGCGCTTGTGATGGCAGTGGCGCTCGGCGGCACCACGGCGATCATCGGCGCGCGCGAGCGTGGCACGGCGGTCGAGGCGGGCATCGACATCGCCAGCGGCGCGGCACTCTCCATTCCCGACTTCCTGTGGGGCCTGGTGCTGATCCTTCTGTTCGGCGTGCTGGTGCCGATCTTCGACATTTCCGGCCGGGTGTCGCCGCAGCTCGACC is part of the Mesorhizobium loti genome and encodes:
- a CDS encoding ABC transporter permease, which encodes MLLQRFLIRLLTMLITLFGVAVVVFVVIRVAPGDPIAMMLPPGATDADIARLRALYGLDKTIVQQFFIWLSGVARGDFGTSISLRQEVLGLVFNRLPATLELAIVALVMAVALGGTTAIIGARERGTAVEAGIDIASGAALSIPDFLWGLVLILLFGVLVPIFDISGRVSPQLDLPFVTQFYLFESLLRLRLDLTWDLLKHMLMPAVALALPLAAIISQLLKQSLKEILDLDYVVLARVKGFSETQVILREALKNAALPTLTLVGVQFTFLIGGTVIVERLFSYEGLGNMAIDAVINRDLPLIQGIVLVFALLFVLINLSVDMMYALLNPRLRHG